One Phaseolus vulgaris cultivar G19833 chromosome 11, P. vulgaris v2.0, whole genome shotgun sequence genomic window carries:
- the LOC137808580 gene encoding uncharacterized protein has translation MVGPILRSLWSSTRKSFTSSSPPLSHSRFFSRAFAAAPAVDPAAATTASSIDPTRLRNVAVIAHVDHGKTTLMDRLLRQCGADIPHERAMDSNSLERERGITIASKVTSVTWKENELNMVDTPGHADFGGEVERVVGMVEGAILVVDAGEGPLAQTKFVLAKALKYGLRPILLLNKVDRPSVTEETCDEVESLVFDLFANLGATEEQLDFPVLYASAKEGWASTTFTKDPPAETKDMSQLLDAVVTHVPAPTANIDAPFQMLVSMMERDFYLGRILTGRISSGVVRVGDRVHGLRNKDSGAEKIEEGKVVKLMKKKGTNMVLTDCAGAGDIISFAGLSSPSIGHTVATVEIMSALPTVELDPPTISMTFGVNDSPLAGRDGTHLTGGRIGDRLAAEAETNLAINVLPGLSESFEVQGRGELQLGILIENMRREGFELSVSPPKVMYKTEKSHKLEPVEEVTIEVNDEHVGLVMEALSHRRAEVNDMGPVPGTVGRTRLSLTCPSRGLVGYRSVFSSDTRGTGFMHRAFHAYEQFRGPLGNVRKGVLVSMGFGTITAHALMSLEARGTLFVNPGMESYDGMIVGEHSRDTDLDVNPVRSKELTNIRSASKDENVRLTPPRLMTLEEAIGYVASDELIEVTPKAIRLRKKYLDVNKRKAMSKRPKE, from the exons ATGGTGGGTCCCATTCTTCGTTCTCTCTGGTCATCTACCAGAAAATCCTTCACCTCTTCCTCCCCTCCTTTATCCCACTCGCGCTTCTTCTCACGTGCCTTCGCCGCCGCTCCCGCCGTCGACCCCGCCGCCGCAACCACAGCCTCCTCTATCGACCCCACCCGCCTCCGCAACGTGGCCGTGATCGCCCATGTAGACCACGGCAAGACTACGCTCATGGACCGCCTCCTCCGCCAGTGCGGCGCCGACATCCCCCACGAGCGCGCCATGGACTCTAACTCGCTCGAGCGCGAGCGCGGCATCACCATCGCTTCTAAG GTTACATCTGTTACGTGGAAGGAGAACGAGCTGAACATGGTTGATACTCCCGGACACGCTGATTTTGGTGGCGAG GTTGAGCGTGTTGTTGGTATGGTGGAGGGAGCAATTTTGGTTGTTGATGCTGGTGAAGGTCCACTTGCACAAACAAAGTTTGTTCTTGCAAAGGCCTTGAAGTATGGGTTGCGACCTATTCTTCTTTTAAACAAAGTTGATCGTCCTTCAG tTACTGAAGAGACATGTGATGAAGTTGAGAGTCTGGTATTCGATCTATTTGCCAACCTGGGTGCTACAG AGGAGCAACTAGACTTTCCTGTTCTTTATGCTTCTGCTAAAGAAGGATGGGCATCCACAACATTTACCAAGGATCCTCCTGCAGAGACCAAAGATATGTCACAGTTGCTTGATGCAGTTGTAACACATGTCCCAGCACCAACTGCAAACATTGACGCGCCTTTCCAAATGCTG GTTTCAATGATGGAACGTGATTTTTATCTTGGGCGGATTTTGACTGGACGCATATCATCTGGGGTTGTTCGTGTAGGTGACCGGGTTCATGGGCTACGGAATAAAGATTCTGGCGCTGAAAAGATTGAAGAGGGAAAG gtGGTGAAACTGATGAAAAAGAAGGGTACAAACATGGTTCTAACTGATTGTGCTGGAGCTGGTGATATAATATCATTTGCTGGCCTATCCAGTCCGTCAATAGGCCATACAGTGGCAACTGTGGAG ATTATGTCTGCTTTGCCAACAGTTGAATTGGACCCTCCAACAATTTCCATGACTTTTGGTGTGAATGACTCCCCATTGGCTGGTCGTGATGGCACTCAT TTGACTGGGGGAAGAATTGGTGATCGACTAGCGGCTGAAGCTGAAACCAACCTTGCCATTAATGTGCTTCCTGGCTTATCAGAATCATTTGAAGTTCAGGGAAGAGGAGAGCTACAGCTAG GTATTTTAATTGAGAATATGAGACGTGAAGGATTTGAGTTATCTGTGTCTCCACCTAAAGTCAT GTATAAAACTGAAAAGAGTCATAAGCTTGAGCCCGTAGAAGAAGTTACAATTGAG GTAAATGATGAGCATGTTGGCTTGGTAATGGAGGCCTTATCTCATAGACGAGCTGAGGTTAATGACATGGGTCCTGTCCCCGGAACTGTTGGTCGAACTAGATTGTCTTTGACTTGTCCATCAAG GGGTCTGGTTGGGTACAGGAGTGTGTTCAGCAGTGACACACGTGGAACTGGATTCATGCATCGTGCTTTCCATG CATATGAACAATTTCGAGGTCCTCTTGGAAATGTCAGGAAAGGAGTACTG GTGTCCATGGGTTTTGGTACTATTACAGCTCATGCATTGATGAGCTTAGAAGCTCGAGGGACTCTTTTTGTAAATCCTGGAATGGAG TCGTATGATGGAATGATTGTTGGAGAACATTCACGGGATACAGATCTTGAT GTGAATCCAGTGAGGTCCAAAGAACTTACAAATATACGTTCTGCTTCCAAAGATGAGAATGTTAGGCTGACTCCCCCTCGTCTG ATGACACTTGAAGAAGCTATAGGTTATGTAGCTTCCGATGAGCTTATTGAG GTTACACCAAAAGCCATTCGTTTACGCAAGAAATACCTTGATGTTAACAAGCGGAAAGCCATGAGTAAAAGACCAAAGGAATGA